The Ictalurus punctatus breed USDA103 chromosome 9, Coco_2.0, whole genome shotgun sequence genome contains a region encoding:
- the bmp4 gene encoding bone morphogenetic protein 4 — protein MIPGNRMLMVILLCQVVLGESSHASLIPEEGKKKALGNNPGQSHELLRDFEATLLHMFGLQRRPRPSRLAVVPQYLLDLYRLQSGEVEEAEAHDVSFEYPEKSTSRANTVRAFHHEEHMEQVPSDRPYSIETPLRFFFNLSGIPEDELLSTAELRLYRKQIEEPGLESQHVGNEDLHRINVYEVLKPPRPRQLITRLLDTRLVSHNTTSWESFDVSPAVLRWTHERLPNYGLAVEVLHLNQTPRHQGKHVRISRSLHHTSEENWDQLRPLLVTFGHDGKGHPLTRRTKRSPKQRGRKRNRNCRRHALYVDFSDVGWNDWIVAPPGYQAYYCHGDCPFPLADHLNSTNHAIVQTLVNSLNSNIPKACCVPTELSAISMLYLDETDRVVLKNYQEMVVEGCGCR, from the exons ATGATTCCTGGTAATCGAATGCTGATGGTCATTTTATTATGCCAAGTTGTACTGGGAGAGAGCAGCCATGCTAGTCTAATACCCGAGGAAGGGAAGAAAAAGGCACTGGGTAATAACCCAGGTCAAAGTCATGAACTGCTGCGGGACTTTGAGGCCACGCTGCTGCACATGTTCGGCCTGCAGAGGCGGCCACGGCCCAGCCGCTTGGCAGTGGTGCCCCAGTATCTGCTCGACCTCTATAGGCTGCAGTCAGGAGAAGTGGAAGAGGCTGAAGCTCACGATGTCAGCTTTGAATATCCTGAGAAGTCCACTAGCCGAGCCAACACTGTGAGAGCATTCCATCATGAAG AGCACATGGAGCAAGTGCCGTCAGACAGACCGTACAGCATCGAGACTCCTCTGCGCTTCTTCTTTAACCTCAGCGGCATCCCTGAGGATGAGCTGCTTTCCACGGCAGAACTGCGGCTGTACCGGAAGCAGATTGAGGAGCCTGGTTTGGAGTCCCAGCATGTGGGAAATGAGGACCTCCATAGGATCAATGTGTATGAGGTGCTGAAGCCACCACGGCCCAGGCAGCTGATCACACGCCTCCTGGACACACGCCTTGTTAGCCACAACACCACCAGCTGGGAAAGCTTTGACGTGAGCCCGGCTGTATTGCGTTGGACCCACGAGCGGTTACCAAACTATGGACTTGCTGTAGAGGTTCTGCATCTGAACCAAACACCGCGGCACCAAGGCAAGCACGTGCGCATCAGCCGCTCACTGCACCACACTTCAGAAGAAAACTGGGACCAGCTGCGTCCTTTGTTGGTCACTTTCGGCCATGATGGCAAAGGCCACCCACTAACACGTAGGACCAAACGCAGCCCCAAGCAGCGAGGCCGTAAGCGCAACCGCAACTGCCGGCGACATGCGCTGTATGTGGACTTTAGTGACGTAGGCTGGAATGACTGGATAGTGGCACCACCGGGCTATCAGGCCTATTACTGCCACGGGGACTGCCCTTTCCCTCTAGCAGACCATCTGAATTCCACGAACCATGCTATTGTACAAACACTGGTCAACTCGTTGAACAGCAATATTCCCAAGGCCTGCTGTGTGCCCACCGAGCTGAGTGCCATCTCAATGCTCTACCTGGATGAGACTGACAGAGTAGTCTTGAAAAACTACCAGGAAATGGTGGTGGAGGGCTGTGGCTGCCGCTAG